CTCTTCTTTTTGCCGCCACGCTTCTTGGTAACCTTGCGCTTCTTTTTGGCAGGTGATCGGCGTTTCTTTGTTGCCTTCTTTTTCTTTCCGCCTGCCTTCTTCGTTTTGTCGGCTACGACTTCCTTGTTAATCTTGAAAGATCCAGAAGCACCACTGCCCTTGGTTTGAATTAGAGAAttcttggctaacatagacttCAATGCAACCGATACGTATCGATTAGAATTCGATGGTACCGGAAACTTGTCCGCAATGTAGCCAGAAATCGCCTGTCGAGACGCTCCACGGGGCTGTTTCAACTCCTTCAAAGCAGCTACGATCATCTCCGAATATCTTGGATGATCACGCTTCACCCTTGGCTTTCGCGCAGGTTTTGATGT
This genomic interval from Styela clava chromosome 15, kaStyClav1.hap1.2, whole genome shotgun sequence contains the following:
- the LOC120334337 gene encoding histone H5-like, which produces MEEQQKETTKAPAPSGTSKPARKPRVKRDHPRYSEMIVAALKELKQPRGASRQAISGYIADKFPVPSNSNRYVSVALKSMLAKNSLIQTKGSGASGSFKINKEVVADKTKKAGGKKKKATKKRRSPAKKKRKVTKKRGGKKKRKSPAKRRKPAKKAKRRPAKKAGKRKAKKKPAKRRL